The stretch of DNA tgGTTGTTCTGTCCTTGgtcatttcttcttttatttctcATAGGGTTTCGCCCGAACCCACTACTTCTACAGTCCCTATTGTACAGTTGATACTAATCCTGGTTTGATCTAAGTTCGTGATCGGTGTCTCTCTTGACTCGGTCGATGATCCTGATGGGGTGTACGGATCCGGATGGGGTCCCgagctggtcatcttcgaccctgatttttgattggtaccgattatgGAAATCGGTCCAAGTGATTGCTAGATATTCTACCAAGTTTTATtttaactgttgtgaagccagCGAACTTCGAACGTTGAGCCtttgggtgaaagcctgaacggtCCAATCGTCCGCGATCGGGGGaaaatccattcgttccatttggaaccgagatatgaattctctgagcatctcgttatccttctattttactttgaaaaggtatggcttcctggtctcgacctttatagcCCCGGGGTGTGCTTTCACAAAGTAATCTGCAAGCATAggaaatgagtcaatagaattatgaggcaggttgtgataccatatcatagctcctttcgatAGGGTCCCCAAATATTTTTAAcgggacagactcgatctcatcatcctccaagtcgttccctttgatggcacatgtataggaggtcacatgctcatttgggtcggtcgttccattatacttaggaatctcgggcatgcgaaacttcttgggaTAGACTTTGGAGCcacgctcgagggaaaaggtttctAAATAAATTTCTTAGAATCCAGGCTCTTCAGTATTGGGGGTGCTCACAGGATTTGATccaccctggaattgtaggtttccatttttttatcgttggcttcgattttcttttcccctGATTCTATCAGTTTCGTCAGTTCATCGAGTATTCTTATGATCTCGGGTTTAGATCCTGATTCATTTTCGTTCGTCCTCTCTGTGATCGGCTCATTCCTGCGGACGACTTCTCTGGGGAGCTCGGGTTCACTTCTACTCAGTGCTCGACCTTGGTTCTGCAATTGAGTTATCGCCGCCTGTTTTGActgtagcatttcgaagatcatacgtacgTTGATCCCATCATTTTTGCCATCGTGTGTGTTCGGGGCGATCGAACGGGCTTCCCTCCACACGCTATTTTGGGGGTCAGTAGGCTGATTTAtgtcgatggccacatgcgaatagGCGTTGATGGGAACCGTCATCGGGATTCTACCGGGATCGACCGGGGGTATCTCATTGTCGAGTGTTGCATTGTTGTTCCTGCCATGGTGGCTGGCTTCCATGTCCATGTTTAGAGGGACAGACTATGGGTTTGACATTTCGATCTTGACCTGAAATAAGAaatacttcaaagaacaagtgtaaaatgggGTGTGTTATGGTGATTTGTACCAAATTGCCGTTATTATCctcagccccacggtgggcgccaaactgtttaccctcaaaatcggataacaattgaatttgttagtggtttaaaggatgtgcggattaatttgatactaaacgataaattagattgcaattgaaataaataatgataaattaaCTGCAAACCACACAAATTAGCTTATTTCAACCTAGTGAGGTTGGATGCCCTTGAGTTGAAACGCTCTTAGATCAGTATTGTGAAACCAAAGAATAAGAACTTCAAGAATAAATAGTAATGTATTGCTTATGAGTGTATATTACCATATCCCCTCATGAATTGCTAGGCCCCCATTATATATTCAAGGAGTCCTACTTTTAGGGTATTATTCTAttgttctataaaaggtaaaaagtcATTGATTTGGTGACTGTTGGTCCCCCCTTTTTTGGTATGTTCCATGATTTCCGCCGTAATGTCAAGTTAGTTGCGGGAATTTCGGATCCTTGTTGGATAAGGTGGCAATATTTTCCTTGAGACTGTTATAACCGGGACCGGTTATGACCTCGGTAAACTCAAAGTCAAGTCTGGTGGTTCCGGTGGCTAATTCGACAAGGCAGGAACCGATCTCTTGGATTTAATCACCATCTCTCGATCCCAAACTGTCGTGTTGGATGCTTGGTCAAATCCTGagttcgattttacccgtatacaaccTACAAAGTGCTCATACACTTTTGTAGCTTCATCAACATGCATAGAACCATAAGACAAAAGATATGAAAAATGACTAACTCTATTGATTATAAACTATAGGTCTGCTTAACAAGAATCATTTCGCTataaacaaggaaaataatgacCCTTGAATAATGTTTTTAAGTTAACAATCATTTGGACATGAACACTGAAAACCATCACAGCTACTAACCAGACGACCTATAATTGCGCTCAAATCTTTAATATGATACAAGAAGATTAAGAGAGTGTTAAAGTCAATGGCATGTTATAAGGCCTCACTTTGTgacagaaagagaaagaaaacaagaaaagaaTGTTATCCAATATGTATTACTATAATGAATAATGAAACAGTAAACTTTCTgaaacagaaacagaaagttagtagtAACAAAATGTCGAAATAATATctgaaaataatttcaaaataaattgagcccactgaatgcatagtgtgtccttaaggaaattattcccctcaagtacctgaGGAGATGTAATAATaccctcccaggatagaacgatttaactcactagtgtattggtaccaaaaactctgatgaGCTGCGAATCACTCAATGgttgtaaaacacactgaaaaattttgtgcagaagaagaagaagaagatcagaaaaaatttgtaaggaaagattctgggatcaagccatatttatagccattttatggcactgtttctgaaaaggtttgcaacctttcagaaacagccattgCTATTGGAACAGGTGGGAACATTTCACGTTTGAAATATTCTGGGAAAGAGGATTTAAAATAATTCGAAAAAGAATCGGATCGGGTCGTGTCGCGGGTCCTGCGTTATTCCGGGTtgaatttttgttaattaattaaattaattaattaaataattgaaagaaaatttgtccaaaaaagattaatcaatcaaacTTTAACCGAATCTGAATCTGAAtctgaatccgaagccgaagtcgAAGCTAAATCTGAAGCCAAAGCCGAATCCGAAgctgaagccgagccgagcgagcgacgacaacGACGGCGCGAGGATtcctttctttccaacccatttaacactAAGAGAAGTGCTctctcaatataagcacattcatttttctttccaccatcaatgagggacactttgctctttccaaagcaaaaAGAAGCTCACTTTCCCTCCACTTTCTTCCcttcatttcccattcaccaatcTTTTATTACCAAtaatcccccccccccacatgaatgggtaaTGGCTATATTACAAAGGAATACACGGAAAAGTGTGTGATTTAAAtacaaggattaattgcatctggataaataggtttccctttgaactttccgtagtgaacttatattgGATATACTCGgccaatcggtagatttgatatctttgaaccgtcgagctttgttgtatacctagacaacataagtcacacaatcaacccttgaccatctatggttctcatgGTTGTgatcgtttcagccatgaacaccacctagtttcatgagtgcttagagaatgggtctttactttcattccccttgaagcggcttacacttcacactcacataagTGATTTCTAATcatgtaatcctatagacacactatctgaatatttcctgctagacttagcaaatcattaaaaagctttaagctttattgactcatcaaaaattCTTAATGTTTTACCCTGAtttttgaacattgtcttcatcacgagaatggttgagttatttgacaatgttgaaccgtcattcataactttgtttaatctccttgaacctagatcttgggatctccagtctgctaggtagagttactgccatgatgacttgtcctaggccttaaccccattcccttcgatgatctttcaactgcctctatAGATAGGCCTTTTATAAGTGGATCTGACATGTTATCTCTTAACTTTAGGTAGCCAATCGTGATAATACCACTAGAGAGAATTTATCTAATGGTATTGTGTCTCTGTCGAATGTGACAAGATTTTccattatacataacgctccctgccctacctattgccgcttgactatcacaatgtatacatataggtgccaaaggtttgagccaaaatggaatatcttccaagaaatttcagagccattcagcttcttcaccggccttgtctaaagctatgaattcagattccattataGAGCGgacgatgcacgtttgtttggatgatttccaagacactgctccattCCCAATTGTGAAAAcgtatccactcgtggatttaactttagatgatccggtgatccaatttttatcactatatccctcgatcacggagggatatttgttataatgcaaagcataattttggATATGTTTCAGATAcctcaaaactcgtttcattgacATCCTATGTATTTGATTAGGactacttgtaaaccgactcagtttgctAACATCAcgtgctatatctggtcgcgtgcaattcatgatatacatcaaacctcccaatactcttgcatagttcAGTTGTGAGTTACTTTTACCTTCATtgttttgaagtgcataactcacgtcaattggagtcttggaaatcttgaaatccaaatacttgaatttgtcaagtactttttcaatgtagtgagactgtgataatgctagaccttgtggagtcttgtgaattctaatTCCCAAGATggcatcagcaactcctaagtctttcatgtcgaatttgctaaccaacatgcgcttagtagcatttatatctgccatatttttgctcattataaatatgtcatcaacatataaacaaacaatgacttcacgacttggagtatttttaatgtaaacacatttgtcacactcgttgattttaaacccacttgccaacattgtttggtcaaatttggcatgccattgtttgggtgcttgtttaagtccataaagcgacttaactagtttacacactttcttttctttacccgaAACAACAAAACTCTCAgtttgttccatgtaaatctcttcctccaattctccatttaagaaagttattgtaacatccatttgatggatttcaagaccatacatggccgtcagtgccactaacaccctaatagatgttatcctcaatactggcgagtaagtgccaaagtaatcaaggcctaccttttgtctataacctttgacaacaagttttgccttatatttgtcaatagtgccatcagcttttatttttcgtttaaagatccatttcgaacctaaaggcttatttcctggaggaagatcaaccaattcccatgtatggttatccaaaattaattaaatctcactattgactgcctctttccaaaatgctgaatcagaagatgacatagctgctttgaacgtttgaggctcattttcaagtaagaatgtcacaaaatctggtccaaaggaagtagatgttctttgacgtttactacgcctTAAATTTTCattacttggagtattttcctttggtccTTCCCGTGGtcatttaggtctttcacttaatgactggcattcagttttatacggatagatgctttcaaagaatttatcattatctgattcaattaccgtattaagatgaatttcgggattatcatatttatgaaccaaaaaccgacatactttactgtttgtagcatatccaatgaaaatgtAGTCCacagttttggtctaatttttacccttttgggtaaaggtacttgtacctttgctaaacacccccacactttaaaatatttcaagttgggttttcttcctttctatttttcatatggaatagattgtgttttgctgtggggtactctattgataaagaattcatcatttcctttaatgtctggttttttctttccgcaattcTATTAGATTGAGGTGTGTAGAGGgtagtagtttgatggataattccatgtTCCAAACATATTTTTGCAAATGagaattcatattctccacccctatcacttctaatcattttgatctttttattcaattaattctccacttcattcttgtattgcttaaattctttaattgtttcatccttactattaagcaaataaacataaaaaTATCAAgtacaatcgtcaataaaagttataaaatactttttcccacctcgagatggtgtcgacttcacatcacaaatgtcagtatgaattaagtctaaaggatttgactTCCTTTaaacagacttataaggatgttttacaaacttagattcaacacatatttgacattttgatttattacactcaaatttaggcaatacttctaaatcaattaacttccgcaaggttttgtaattggcATGTCCTTAACGAATAtttcaaagaaaaaaagaaggggGTCGATTTAGGCTTtaccataaatcatttgactccaataaataagaagaagttgaaattttatTAATACTCTCAACAACCCttacattgagtttgaaaagaTCCTATGTGatgtagccctttccaacatacatttcattcttacttacaacaactttgtcagatacaaatacacatttgaatccattcttaacaagtaaagaagttgaaaccaagttcttcctaatagtaggaacatgaagaacgttgttgagcgttaacaccctgccggaagtcatcttcaggaatatcttcccataactctcaatcttggttgttgcagtattttccatggaaagctcttcttcgggactagcagtagagtaagtcgcaaatacTTTTTTGATaacacaaacatgtcgagtagctccagagtcaatccaccactacttcgaattttcaactaggttgcattccgaaagtaTTGCACACAAATTAtcgatgtcatcattcttctccactatgttggcttgtccctttttcttatcctttttaggaAGACGACACTTATGGGATTTGTGACCCGCGTTTCCATAATTGTAGcagttgcccttgaatttcttcttgttctactccttagtctgtccagaagacctcttcaTATCTTAcattttggagcagtctcctcaacgatattagctcctataatcgttgaatttccacgagacttttTCTCGGctattttgttgtcttcctcaatcttaaGGCGAAttacaagatcttccaacttcatttctttgcgcttgtgcttaagatagtttttGAAATCTCTTCACGaatgaggcaatttttcaatcattgcagccacgtGAAATGCTTCATAGCACTGTAGACATTGTATAAGTTATCCTCCAAAGCACTTAGGATGTAGCCTTTGCAAATAAAGTTTGCTTGTtttcacgcctcaacaatcataaacTTCTCATTGTCCGGCATGTCGGCGGCAGGCACTGGAGAGTCTTCACTGGTGAACTTCTAAATACCAAGAGTGGTAAGCCAGAAAAACACCATTTGCTGCCATCCCTTGAAGTTGGCTCCAGAAAATTTCCTCGGTTTCTCGGTCGGTGGCACGGCagttcggcttgacgaggctatcgtcgttgtcGCAACAGTCGTAGAAGAATTTccattatcaattgccatttctcactgtcaacaacagaagagttcaattaatggcaaaaatagaacagtaaacaatactaTAATTAATGATAAACAGtacgtttaataaataaaaactaaaaatttaTATATTGTTTCACAGAAAAtagatgaagtttttatatcttcaaatcagaatagaaaaattcagaaggagtagaaaatcacacatGTTTTAATCTCCAAAAACAGAATACAAATTATAATAtaagaaataattttcttaagattgttaTCCAATCTGTATTACTATAATGAATAATGAAACAGTAAACTTTCTAAAACAGAAAACAGAAACAAGAAAGTTAGCAGCAACATAATGTCGAAATAATATCTAAAAATAATTTTGGAATAAATTGATCCCACTAAttgcacagtgtgtccttaaggaaattattcccctcaagtaccccgGGGTGATAGAATATTACCcttccaggatagaacgatttaactcaccagtgtattggtaccaaaaactctgatgaactgcgaaccactcaatggttgaaaaacacactgaaaaattttgtgcagaagaagaataagaagaagattaGAAacatttcgtaaggaaagattcttgGATCAAGccatatttatagccattttctggcactgtttctgaaaagacttgcaacctttcagaaacagtcaTGGCTATTGGAACAGGTGGGAACATTTCACGTTTGAAATATTCTTGGAAaaaggatttaaaataatccgggaaagaaccaaaaagattaatcaatcaatcgttgaACGAAGCCAAAGCCGAGCTGAGCGAGcaacgacgacggcgcgaggcttccTTTCTTTCCAACCCAGTTGACAGTTGCTCATGTATTGTGTAGTTTTATCTGGAGAAAGAGGGAAGCAGTAGGGAAGGAAATATTTAACAGAAAAATAAAGCATCATTGGGAGAGTTCTAGCCTCTCGAATGTCTAGAAATTTCATGTCTCGTAATCTTAGTAATATGTATTTTGATTCTGTGTAGCTAGTATTGATTTCAGTCATTCTCTATTCAGTCTAGAATGTTATATGTTGTAATTTAGGAGTTATCAGTGTTGGAGTGGTTATTCTCAGACTTTGCTGAAGTAGATTTTGTTCTTTCGGTGTAATACATTAGTATTTCTTCCTGTTATTTTCCATTTGTGCAGTAAACTCTatcaatttggtatcagagcggtgACGTTCGGGTATGGTAAGGAGTAAAATGGAGGGACGAGTTGAGCAAGTGAAAACTAATTTGAATGGGGTAAGAGAAGATGTTAGAAGACTAAAAGAATGGTTCCAAGAAATGAGAGTTTCTTGCGAGAATTGAAGCACATGGGAGAACTGTGATTGCAGAAGCATCCCCTTCTCAAACCAGAACTTTGGGAAGCCAAGAAGAGGGAAGTAATGTTAACTTGGTTGGAGAAAAAGATGGGGAAAATTTTCGGAAAGTACAACTACCAATTTTTGAAGGAGAGGACCCTATCAGATGGAGTTTTAGAGTGGAATGATACTTTGCAGTGAATGAAGTTTCTGAAGCAGAAAGATTGCAGGCAGTCGGTGTTTGTTTAGAAGGAAACACCTTAATTTTGTATTATTGGTTAGAGTCTAGACAACCAGTTCCAACCTGGGAATACTTCAAAAGAGAGTTGCTGAACCAATTTCATCATTCGTAGAAGAGCAACTAGTAAGCCGTCTTAATGGGGCTAAAGCAGAACACCACTATTGCAACGTTTCGTGAAGAATTTGAGAAGGTGACAAGTTCTACGAGGGAGGAATCATATGGACTGTTATCTGGAGTGTTTTTAAATGGTTGTAAAGAATAAATCCGAGCAGAAGTGATGCTTTTGCTGGCTCAAACATTGAGGAAGATAATGGAGATGGCTCAGAAGGTAGAGGATCGAAATTCTATTTTGGAGCAAGTTCGGGTGTTTAATTCTAAACCAAATAGAGGTAGTTCAAGCAACAAACAAGTTGGATTTAGACCCAATTACTATCGGGTCACAAACCGGCAGCAGGACGCAACATTGATTCGCAATTGCATGCTTCAATAAAGCCAACTGGTTTCAACGTGTCTTCTGCAGCAAAATCTGAGGGACGATTCAGAAGGCTGTTTGATTCATAAATTGCCCGAAAAAGAGAGTTAGGGTTATGTTTCAGATGTGACGAAAAAATTGGCCCTAACCATCATTGTAAGAATAAGCAACTTAACCTCTTGATTGTTTCAGAGGCTCCTAACACAAAGGAAGAGGAAACAGAACAATTCTTTGAGGTCGCCGGAGAGGCTGCAGATGAAGGAAAACAAAAGGCTACTATGATGGTGTTGAATATGAATTCGGTTGTGGGCCTTTAAAGAACAATGAAACTTGTGGGAAAAATTCATGGGCACGACGTGATAGTTTTGGTGGACAGCGGAGCTACCCATAATTTTATATCTTCCAGCCTTGCTCGTCATCTACAATTACCTATTGAGAAGACCAACAAATTTGAAGTAACAGTTGGTAATGGTCAACAAGTCAATGGGAATGAAATATGCAAAGGAGTGAGGTTGGACGTGTAGGGAGTAAAAATTCACCAACAATATTTTCTGTTTGAATTAATTGGAACGAGGGATGGGTGTTCGGTACATCGATACAGTATTTATGAATGACGGTTCGGTATTTCGTATTAGGTATATCAATTTTGTATACCAAATACTGTACCAAAATAGTTCGGTACGGTTCTTTATTGTCTTctttggttcggtacggtttcaGTATCGTACCGTCCCTATCTAACGTGATAAGAAGTGGCACTGCCAGTGAAAATTGCATATATATAGTTGAAAAAACTTATCATTTTATTGCACTAGCAAACAGTTGGGCTTGGGCAGAGAAATTTTTCATAAAGCGAACCAAATCTTAATTAAGAGTAATATATATTGCTCCAGCTGAGAGCTTTTGAAGCACAAGTTCTCAGTTCTGATTAACAGAACGATTTTCATCTCCATTTGCAAGTTGAGCTGCTTTGAGGCAGCACTAAATAGACGCAAGATTGCTAATTCCTAATTTCTATTGGATATTTGGGTTAGGCTGGGAAACAATGGAAAGAGAGTAAGGGACTTAGGCTTAGTCTTATTGGTTAGGGGTTTAAAATTTTGGGCTAGGCCACTGGGCAGCGTAGGACTGTAGGTaaaattaatttggtatttcggtatttcgatataccgaaatatcaaaatctcaataccGAGAACCGTTCCAAAATACCGAATAACTAAAAAAttgataccgaaataccgaattaattcggtccggttcggaatttgatttttcggattttatgcccacccctaattgGAACTTATGTGGT from Nicotiana tomentosiformis chromosome 11, ASM39032v3, whole genome shotgun sequence encodes:
- the LOC138901804 gene encoding secreted RxLR effector protein 161-like codes for the protein MKLEDLVIRLKIEEDNKIAEKKSRGNSTIIGANIVEETAPKYINATKRMLVSKFDMKDLGVADAILGIRIHKTPQGLALSQSHYIEKVLDKFKYLDFKISKTPIDVSYALQNNEGKSNSQLNYARVLGGLMYIMNCTRPDIARDVSKLSRFTSSPNQIHRMSMKRVLRYLKHIQNYALHYNKYPSVIEGYSDKNWITGSSKVKSTSGYVFTIGNGAVSWKSSKQTCIVRSIMESEFIALDKAGEEAEWL